The Kluyveromyces lactis strain NRRL Y-1140 chromosome B complete sequence genome contains a region encoding:
- a CDS encoding uncharacterized protein (uniprot|P00723 Kluyveromyces lactis KLLA0B14883g LAC4 Beta-galactosidase): MSCLIPENLRNPKKVHENRLPTRAYYYDQDIFESLNGPWAFALFDAPLDAPDAKNLDWETAKKWSTISVPSHWELQEDWKYGKPIYTNVQYPIPIDIPNPPTVNPTGVYARTFELDSKSIESFEHRLRFEGVDNCYELYVNGQYVGFNKGSRNGAEFDIQKYVSEGENLVVVKVFKWSDSTYIEDQDQWWLSGIYRDVSLLKLPKKAHIEDVRVTTTFVDSQYQDAELSVKVDVQGSSYDHINFTLYEPEDGSKVYDASSLLNEENGNTTFSTKEFISFSTKKNEETAFKINVKAPEHWTAENPTLYKYQLDLIGSDGSVIQSIKHHVGFRQVELKDGNITVNGKDILFRGVNRHDHHPRFGRAVPLDFVVRDLILMKKFNINAVRNSHYPNHPKVYDLFDKLGFWVIDEADLETHGVQEPFNRHTNLEAEYPDTKNKLYDVNAHYLSDNPEYEVAYLDRASQLVLRDVNHPSIIIWSLGNEACYGRNHKAMYKLIKQLDPTRLVHYEGDLNALSADIFSFMYPTFEIMERWRKNHTDENGKFEKPLILCEYGHAMGNGPGSLKEYQELFYKEKFYQGGFIWEWANHGIEFEDVSTADGKLHKAYAYGGDFKEEVHDGVFIMDGLCNSEHNPTPGLVEYKKVIEPVHIKIAHGSVTITNKHDFITTDHLLFIDKDTGKTIDVPSLKPEESVTIPSDTTYVVAVLKDDAGVLKAGHEIAWGQAELPLKVPDFVTETAEKAAKINDGKRYVSVESSGLHFILDKLLGKIESLKVKGKEISSKFEGSSITFWRPPTNNDEPRDFKNWKKYNIDLMKQNIHGVSVEKGSNGSLAVVTVNSRISPVVFYYGFETVQKYTIFANKINLNTSMKLTGEYQPPDFPRVGYEFWLGDSYESFEWLGRGPGESYPDKKESQRFGLYDSKDVEEFVYDYPQENGNHTDTHFLNIKFEGAGKLSIFQKEKPFNFKISDEYGVDEAAHACDVKRYGRHYLRLDHAIHGVGSEACGPAVLDQYRLKAQDFNFEFDLAFE, translated from the coding sequence ATGTCTTGCCTTATTCCTGAGAATTTAAGGAACCCCAAAAAGGTTCACGAAAATAGATTGCCTACTAGGGCTTACTACTATGATCAGGATATTTTCGAATCTCTCAATGGGCCTTGGGCTTTTGCGTTGTTTGATGCACCTCTTGACGCTCCGGATGCTAAGAATTTAGACTGGGAAACGGCAAAGAAATGGAGCACCATTTCTGTGCCATCCCATTGGGAACTTCAGGAAGACTGGAAGTACGGTAAACCAATTTACACGAACGTACAGTACCCTATCCCAATCGACATCCCAAATCCTCCCACTGTAAATCCTACTGGTGTTTATGCTAGAACTTTTGAATTAGATTCGAAATCGATTGAGTCGTTCGAGCACAGATTGAGATTTGAGGGTGTGGACAATTGTTACGAGCTTTATGTTAATGGTCAATATGTGGGTTTCAATAAGGGGTCCCGTAACGGGGCTGAATTTGATATCCAAAAGTACGTTTCTGAGGGCGAAAACTTAGTGGTCGTCAAGGTTTTCAAGTGGTCCGATTCCACTTATATCGAGGACCAAGATCAATGGTGGCTCTCTGGTATTTACAGAGACGTTTCTTTACTAAAATTGCCTAAGAAGGCCCATATTGAAGACGTTAGGGTCACTACAACTTTTGTGGACTCTCAGTATCAGGATGCAGAGCTTTCTGTGAAAGTTGATGTCCAGGGTTCTTCTTATGATCACATCAATTTCACACTTTACGAACCTGAAGATGGATCTAAAGTTTACGATGCAAGCTCTTTGTTGAACGAGGAGAATGGGAACACGACTTTTTCAACTAAAGAATTTATTTCCTTCTCCACCAAAAAGAACGAAGAAACAGCTTTCAAGATCAACGTCAAGGCCCCAGAACATTGGACCGCAGAAAATCCTACTTTGTACAAGTACCAGTTGGATTTAATTGGATCTGATGGCAGTGTGATTCAATCTATTAAGCACCATGTTGGTTTCAGACAAGTGGAGTTGAAGGACGGTAACATTACTGTTAATGGCAAAGACATTCTCTTTAGAGGTGTCAACAGACATGATCACCATCCAAGGTTCGGTAGAGCTGTGCCATTAGATTTTGTTGTTAGGGACTTGATTctaatgaagaagtttaACATCAATGCTGTTCGTAACTCGCATTATCCAAACCATCCTAAGGTGTATGACCTCTTCGATAAGCTGGGCTTCTGGGTCATTGACGAGGCAGATCTTGAAACTCATGGTGTTCAAGAGCCATTTAATCGTCATACGAACTTGGAGGCTGAATATCCAGATACTAAAAATAAACTCTACGATGTTAATGCCCATTACTTATCAGATAATCCAGAGTACGAGGTCGCGTACTTAGACAGAGCTTCCCAACTTGTCCTAAGAGATGTCAATCATCCTTCGATTATTATCTGGTCCTTGGGTAACGAAGCTTGTTATGGCAGAAACCACAAAGCCATGTACAAGTTAATTAAACAATTGGATCCTACCAGACTTGTGCATTATGAGGGTGACTTGAACGCTTTGAGTGCAGATATCTTTAGTTTCATGTACCCaacatttgaaattatggAAAGGTGGAGGAAGAACCACactgatgaaaatggtaagTTTGAAAAGCCTTTGATCTTGTGTGAGTACGGCCATGCAATGGGTAACGGTCCTGGctctttgaaagaatatcaagAGTTGTTCTACAAGGAGAAGTTTTACCAAGGTGGCTTTATCTGGGAATGGGCAAATCACGGTATTGAATTCGAAGATGTTAGTACTGCAGATGGTAAGTTGCATAAAGCTTATGCTTATGGTGGTGACTTTAAGGAAGAGGTTCATGACGGAGTGTTCATCATGGATGGTTTGTGTAACAGTGAGCATAATCCTACTCCGGGCCTTGTAGAGTATAAGAAGGTTATTGAACCCGTTCATATTAAAATTGCGCACGGATCTGTAACAATCACAAATAAGCACGACTTCATTACGACAGACCACTTATTGTTTATCGACAAGGACACGGGAAAGACAATCGACGTTCCATCTTTAAAGCCAGAAGAATCTGTTACTATTCCTTCTGATACAACTTATGTTGTTGCCgtgttgaaagatgatgCTGGTGTTCTAAAGGCAGGTCATGAAATTGCCTGGGGCCAAGCTGAACTTCCATTGAAGGTACCCGATTTTGTTACAGAGACAGCAGAAAAAGCTGCGAAGATCAACGACGGTAAACGTTATGTCTCAGTTGAATCCAGTGGATTGCATTTTATCTTGGACAAATTGTTGGGTAAAATTGAAAGCCTAAAGGTCAAGGGTAAGGAAATTTCCAGCAAGTTTGAGGGTTCTTCAATCACTTTCTGGAGACCTCCAACGAATAATGATGAACCTAGGGACTTTAAGAACTGGAAGAAGTACAATATTGATTTAATGAAGCAAAACATCCATGGAGTGAGTGTCGAAAAAGGTTCTAATGGTTCTCTAGCTGTAGTCACGGTTAACTCTCGTATATCCCCAGTTGTATTTTACTATGGGTTTGAGACTGTTCAGAAGTACACGATCTTTGCTAACAAAATAAACTTGAACACTTCTATGAAGCTTACTGGCGAATATCAGCCTCCTGATTTCCCAAGAGTTGGGTACGAATTCTGGCTAGGAGATAGTTatgaatcatttgaatGGTTAGGTCGCGGGCCCGGCGAATCATATCCGGATAAGAAGGAATCTCAAAGATTCGGTCTTTACGATTCCAAAGATGTAGAGGAATTCGTATATGACTATCctcaagaaaatggaaatcATACAGATACCCActttttgaacatcaaaTTTGAAGGTGCAGGAAAACTATCGATCTTCCAAAAGGAGAAGCCATTTAACTTCAAGATTTCAGACGAATACGGGGTTGATGAAGCTGCCCACGCTTGTGACGTTAAAAGATACGGCAGACACTATCTAAGGTTGGACCATGCAATCCATGGTGTTGGTAGCGAAGCATGCGGACCTGCTGTTCTGGACCAGTACAGATTGAAAGCTCAAGATTTCAACTTTGAGTTTGATCTCGCTTTTGAATAA
- a CDS encoding uncharacterized protein (some similarities with uniprot|P38894 Saccharomyces cerevisiae YHR211W FLO5 Lectin-like protein involved in flocculation, cell wall protein that binds to mannose chains on the surface of other cells, confers floc-forming ability that is chymotrypsin resistant but heat labile; similar to Flo1p), with protein MLITGYFYASKTGEYQFILNYIDDLSFLNIGAGRAFDCCEQRASVANPGSFDLSVTWPQTDNTATVTLLGGYYYPIRIFFVNRLGPAGLTVSFKDPDGVLHSTFDGYIYSIPDGQPCPVPVVTTTLPWTGTVTTTFTTLTTITGQNGGTSPGNLVVVETPEVQTATTVFTPWTGVSTVTIATDLTTTTGADGVPTVKTIYHVETPEVDQKTTVFTPWTGTITSTFATDVTTTTGKDGIKTVKTIYHVETPEVDQKTTVFTPWTGTITSTFATDVTTTTGADGIETVKTIYHVETPEVDQKTTVFTPWTGTITSTIATELSTTTGADGVETVKTIYHVETPEFKTASTKFTPWTGADFSTYSTDVTTATGSDGVPTINTIYYVETPEVKTATTVFTPWTGTVYSMYSTDVTTFTGTNGLPTINTIYYVETPEVEVSTTVVTPWTGAITSTYSTDVTTITGSNGIPTIKTIYHVQTPEIETATTVFTPWTGAITSTYSTDISTFTGSDGIPTVETKYYVEFPQVDPTTTVFTPWTGTFTSTYSTEFTTNNWI; from the coding sequence atgttAATTACTGGTTATTTTTATGCTTCTAAAACCGGTgaatatcaattcatcTTAAATTATATTGATGAtctctcttttcttaaCATTGGTGCTGGTAGAGCTTTTGATTGCTGTGAACAAAGGGCATCTGTCGCTAACCCTGGCTCATTCGATCTTTCTGTTACTTGGCCTCAAACGGATAACACTGCTACTGTTACTCTTTTAGGAGGATACTATTACCCAATAAGAATATTTTTTGTGAACAGATTGGGTCCAGCTGGCCTTACAGTGTCTTTCAAGGATCCTGATGGCGTTCTCCATAGTACATTCGACGGCTATATCTACAGTATCCCAGATGGTCAACCATGTCCTGTTCCTGTCGTTACAACAACTTTACCATGGACTGGTACAGTAACAACTACATTCACTACTTTAACCACAATTACAGGCCAAAATGGAGGTACTTCACCTGGAAAccttgttgttgttgagaCCCCCGAAGTTCAAACTGCTACCACCGTCTTCACTCCATGGACCGGTGTCAGTACCGTTACTATTGCCACTGATTTGACTACTACCACTGGTGCCGATGGTGTTCCAACTGTGAAGACCATCTACCATGTCGAAACTCCAGAAGTCGACCAAAAGACCACTGTTTTCACTCCATGGACTGGTACCATTACGTCAACATTCGCTACTGACGTTACTACCACTACCGGCAAAGATGGTATTAAAACCGTGAAGACCATTTACCATGTTGAAACTCCAGAAGTTGACCAAAAGACCACTGTTTTCACTCCATGGACCGGTACCATTACGTCAACATTCGCTACTGACGTTACTACCACTACTGGTGCTGACGGTATCGAAACCGTGAAGACCATTTACCATGTTGAAACTCCAGAAGTTGACCAAAAGACCACAGTCTTTACCCCATGGACCGGTACTATTACCTCGACTATTGCCACTGAGTTGTCCACAACTACTGGTGCGGATGGCGTTGAAACCGTCAAGACCATTTACCACGTCGAGACCCCAGAGTTTAAGACCGCTAGTACTAAATTTACTCCATGGACTGGTGCCGACTTTTCAACCTACTCTACGGATGTCACTACTGCTACAGGATCTGATGGTGTTCCAACCATAAATACCATCTACTATGTCGAAACCCCTGAAGTAAAAACTGCGACAACAGTATTCACTCCTTGGACCGGTACCGTATATTCAATGTACTCTACAGATGTTACCACATTCACTGGCACAAATGGGTTACCAACAATCAATACCATTTACTACGTTGAAACTCCAGAAGTCGAAGTATCAACTACAGTAGTTACACCATGGACTGGCGCCATTACTTCTACGTACTCAACTGATGTCACCACAATCACAGGATCTAATGGAATTCCAACTATAAAGACCATTTATCATGTTCAAACAccagaaattgaaactgCCACTACCGTCTTCACTCCATGGACTGGCGCCATTACTTCTACGTACTCAACTGATATCTCAACCTTTACAGGTTCGGACGGCATTCCAACAGTTGAAACAAAGTATTATGTCGAGTTCCCACAAGTAGATCCTACCACAACGGTGTTTACTCCATGGACTGGTACATTCACCAGCACATACAGTACTGAATTTACAACAAATAACTGGATCTGA
- a CDS encoding uncharacterized protein (no similarity), protein MTIPQPDISTNYGSSELESSITSATPSQVVVSSQTTQGDDEKTITYQPMTSQTDGTTSSEITAASSSTTIAEPPQQTQTQTSDSFTVVSGSTTSIAKSASEEGSSTTDIVPSGSAYTLSTVTTTISGTVTTYTTTCPLSSSSSTDVVTSEGVPSSEAYTLSTVTTTISGTVMTYTTSCPPSSSSSVVVGSSEEGTTSVPTTSVTSLQTTESAGNPVGPSSQSGWSTVSSSSSSINTPEASTPGTPEVSKTSVSEQVATHSTNYQSINTSTGSESSSSTTSPAETPLPQVSIVTISSQTSAVFQTMYEGKASKLSISPFVALVLAFL, encoded by the coding sequence ATGACTATTCCACAGCCAGATATCTCCACAAATTACGGTAGTAGTGAGTTGGAGAGTTCTATTACTTCCGCCACACCATCACAAGTGGTAGTTTCTTCACAAACCACCCAAGGAGATGACGAAAAAACAATTACGTACCAACCAATGACATCCCAAACAGATGGGACTACAAGTTCCGAGATTACAGCGGCTTCAAGTTCAACAACTATTGCTGAACCTCCACAACAAACACAAACACAGACATCGGATTCGTTCACCGTAGTGTCGGGATCAACAACATCTATTGCAAAGTCTGCTTCCGAAGAAGGAAGTTCGACTACTGATATTGTTCCTTCAGGAAGTGCATACACCCTAAGCACGGTTACTACAACCATCTCTGGAACAGTGACAACCTACACAACAACATGTCCATTAAGTTCGAGCTCTAGTACAGATGTAGTGACATCGGAGGGTGTTCCATCTTCAGAGGCTTATACTTTGAGCACGGTTACCACTACTATCTCCGGTACAGTGATGACATACACAACATCATGTCCACCAAGTTCAAGCTCTAGTGTTGTTGTTGGCTCGTCAGAAGAGGGTACTACATCAGTGCCAACTACAAGTGTGACATCATTACAAACCACTGAATCAGCTGGCAACCCAGTTGGTCCATCATCTCAATCCGGATGGTCTactgtttcttcttcaagcAGCAGCATTAATACCCCAGAAGCTTCCACACCAGGGACTCCAGAAGTTTCTAAAACTTCAGTTAGCGAACAGGTTGCAACACATTCCACCAACTATCAATCAATTAATACATCCACAGGCTCAGAGTCATCCTCATCGACAACATCTCCTGCAGAAACCCCTCTACCACAAGTATCCATTGTGACCATCAGCAGTCAAACATCTGCTGTCTTCCAAACAATGTATGAAGGTAAGGCAAGCAAACTATCTATTTCCCCTTTTGTCGCTCTTGTTCTAGCTTTCTTATAA
- a CDS encoding uncharacterized protein (no similarity): MLPALNYISPFSLFPVSATSFFMFVSFYSCDVTFFLHSPCILLCFFPPAIPASCISCIPFPVTVSMFDTRFFSQLPLCATVSDYPLWSIVPTDSSVTRTSHSYTFTILTNLAPLAIKLHPTYTCNPHFHVLPGCHSLPYLSTPITCLLSPLIFIFFLITSHGTNIPISLSSFSSLYSSLL; encoded by the coding sequence ATGTTACCCGCCCTGAATTATATCTCACCTTTCTCACTATTTCCTGTTTCGGCAACCTCGTTTTTCATGTTCGTTTCTTTTTATTCGTGCGACGTTACATTCTTTTTACACTCTCCCTGCATTCTCCTTTGTTTTTTTCCACCTGCTATTCCAGCTTCCTGTATTTCTTGTATCCCATTTCCTGTTACGGTAAGTATGTTTGATACACGTTTCTTTTCCCAGCTTCCTCTTTGTGCAACTGTTTCTGACTATCCTCTTTGGTCTATCGTGCCCACAGATTCCAGTGTTACCCGTACGTCACATTCTTACACTTTTACTATCTTGACCAACCTTGCTCCTCTTGCCATCAAACTTCATCCCACCTATACTTGTAATCCACATTTCCATGTGTTACCCGGATGTCACTCTCTACCTTACTTGTCCACCCCTATCACGTGCCTCCTCTCTCctctcatcttcattttcttcctcatcaCTTCACACGGCACAAACATACCCATTTCTCTTTCGTCTTTCTCTTCCCTCTATTCCTCCCTCCTTTAA